Proteins encoded within one genomic window of Panicum virgatum strain AP13 chromosome 1N, P.virgatum_v5, whole genome shotgun sequence:
- the LOC120654862 gene encoding chaperone protein ClpB3, mitochondrial, with translation MARSAASRLVRAARAAAAATARRQGPGAGREVLPRALAPLAGDASASAAPATRRPAWFPAPLGRFPVGAGLTVPPRRLFHSTAPAQYSAAGTSSSSQITPGEFTEMAWEGIVGAVDAARLSKQQIVESEHLMKALLEQKDGLARRIFSKAGIDNTSVLQATDDFISRQPKVVGDTSGPIIGSSFVSILDSAKKHKKEYGDEFVSVEHILQAFTSDKRFGQQLFKDLKIAENDLKEAISAVRGSQRVTDQNPEGKYQALEKYGIDLTESARRGKLDPVIGRDDEVRRCIQILCRRTKNNPVIIGEPGVGKTAIAEGLAQRIVRGDVPEPLMNRRLISLDMGALLAGAKFRGDFEERLKAVLKEVTASNGQIILFIDEIHTVVGAGATGGAMDAGNLLKPMLGRGELRCIGATTLDEYRKYIEKDAALERRFQQVYCGEPAVEDTISILRGLRERYELHHGVKISDGALVAAAVLSDRYITGRFLPDKAIDLVDEAAAKLKMEITSKPIELDEVDREIIRLEMEKLSLKNDTDKASKERLSKLEAELEALKQKQKNLSEHWEYEKSLMTRIRSIKEETDRVNLEIEAAEREYDLNRAAELKYGTLLSLQKQLEEAENKLVEFQQSGKSMLREEVTDVDIAEIVSKWTGIPVSNLQQSEREKLLLLEDVLHKRVIGQDIAVKSVANAIRRSRAGLSDPNRPIASFMFMGPTGVGKTELGKTLAEFLFNTENALIRIDMSEYMEKHAVSRLVGAPPGYVGYEEGGQLTESVRRRPYSVVLFDEIEKAHQDVFNILLQLLDDGRITDSQGRTVSFTNCVIIMTSNIGSPLILDTLRNTTDSKEVVYEIMKKQVIEMARQTFRPEFLNRIDEYIVFQPLDTSEINRIVEIQLNRVKSRLKQQKIHLQYTPEAVELLGSLGFDPNYGARPVKRVIQQMVENEIALGVLKGDFKEDDTVLVDVSSAAIAKGLAPKKKLVLQRVENRNEELVAND, from the exons ATGGCGCGCTCCGCCGCGTCCAGGCTCgtgcgcgccgcccgcgcggccgcggcggccaccgcccgccgccaggGCCCCGGCGCTGGCCGCGAGGTCCTCCCGCGGGCCCTCGCTCCGCTCGCGGGTGATGCCTCCGCCTCGGCCGCCCCCGCCACAAGGAGGCCGGCGTGGTTCCCTGCGCCTCTGGGGCGGTTTCCCGTCGGGGCCGGGCTCACggtgccgccgcgccggctgTTCCACTCCACGGCGCCCGCTCAGTACAGCGCCGCCGGCACCTCGTCCTCGTCTCAG ATAACACCAGGAGAATTCACTGAAATGGCTTGGGAGGGCATTGTTGGTGCAGTTGATGCAGCAAGATTATCAAAGCAGCAGATAGTGGAGTCGGAGCACCTGATGAAAGCTCTTCTGGAGCAAAAGGATGGATTGGCACGCAGGATATTTTCAAAAGCTGGAATAGACAACACATCAGTTCTACAAGCTACTGATGACTTCATATCTAGACAGCCAAAG GTTGTCGGTGATACGTCTGGGCCAATTATAGGGTCAAGTTTTGTTTCAATATTGGATAGCGCAAAGAAGCATAAAAAAGAATATGGTGATGAGTTTGTGTCAGTTGAGCACATCCTGCAAGCATTCACTTCAGATAAAAGGTTTGGGCAGCAGCTGTTTAAAGATCTGAAAATTGCGGAGAATGATCTTAAAGAAGCTATTTCAGCAGTACGTGGAAGCCAGCGAGTCACAGATCAGA ATCCGGAAGGAAAGTACCAGGCCCTAGAGAAGTATGGTATTGACTTGACAGAATCAGCTCGGCGTGGGAAACTTGATCCTGTTATAGGCCGTGATGATGAAGTGCGCAGATGCATTCAGATTTTATGCAGGAGAACTAAAAACAATCCTGTAATTATTGGCGAGCCAGGAGTTGGCAAAACTGCTATTGCGGAAGG ATTGGCTCAGCGTATTGTGCGGGGAGATGTTCCTGAACCTTTGATGAATCGAAGG CTTATTTCATTGGATATGGGAGCACTTCTTGCTGGGGCTAAATTCCGTGGTGATTTTGAGGAGAGATTAAAGGCTGTTCTAAAGGAGGTCACTGCTTCTAATGGGCAAATCATCTTGTTTATTGATGAGATCCATACAGTAGTTGGTGCAG GAGCCACTGGTGGAGCGATGGATGCTGGTAACCTGTTGAAGCCAATGCTAGGCCGTGGAGAACTGCGCTGCATCGGAGCAACAACATTGGATGAGTACAGGAAGTACATTGAGAAGGATGCTGCTCTCGAGCGTAGGTTCCAGCAGGTTTATTGTGGTGAGCCAGCAGTTGAGGATACCATTTCCATACTGCGTGGCTTGCGAGAGAGATATGAACTGCATCATGGTGTTAAAATATCAGATGGAGCTCTTGTTGCTGCAGCAGTTTTATCAGATCGTTACATCACTGGACGTTTTTTGCCAGACAAAG CCATTGATCTGGTTGACGAAGCAGCTGCTAAGCTCAAAATGGAGATAACATCTAAACCTATTGAATTGGATGAGGTAGACAGAGAAATCATCAGGCTTGAAATGGAGAAGCTCTCATTGAAGAATGACACGGATAAAGCGTCCAAAGAACGACTGAGCAAGCTTGAAGCTGAACTAGAAGCTCTCAAGCAGAAGCAGAAAAACCTTTCGGAGCATTGGGAATACGAGAAGTCCTTGATGACTCGTATAAGATCAATTAAGGAAGAG ACTGACAGAGTGAACCTGGAGATTGAAGCTGCTGAGAGAGAATATGATTTGAATCGTGCTGCTGAACTCAAGTATGGAACACTTCTGTCACTGCAGAAACAATTGGAAGAGGCTGAGAATAAACTTGTTGAATTCCAGCAATCAGGGAAGTCAATGCTTCGAGAAGAGGTGACTGATGTTGACATTGCCGAGATTGTTAGCAAATGGACTGGCATTCCAGTGTCGAACCTTCAGCAGTCTGAAAGAGAAAAGttactgctgctggaagacgTGCTTCACAAGAGGGTTATTGGCCAAGATATTGCAGTCAAGTCAGTGGCTAATGCCATCCGTCGTTCTAGAGCAGGCCTATCAGACCCTAACCGGCCGATAGCAAGCTTTATGTTTATGGGACCTACAGGTGTAGGAAAGACTGAGCTGGGTAAGACACTGGCTGAATTCCTCTTCAACACTGAGAATGCCCTAATCAGGATTGATATGAGCGAGTACATGGAAAAGCATGCTGTCTCCCGTTTGGTCGGGGCTCCACCTGGATATGTCGGTTATGAGGAAGGGGGGCAATTGACTGAATCTGTTCGCCGCCGGCCTTACTCTGTTGTTCTCTTCGACGAAATTGAGAAAGCGCACCAGGATGTCTTCAACATCTTGTTGCAGCTTTTGGACGATGGAAGAATAACGGATTCACAGGGAAGGACTGTCAGCTTCACAAACTGTGTCATCATCATGACCTCAAACATTGGGTCACCATTGATCCTGGACACGCTTAGAAACACCACAGACAGCAAGGAGGTTGTGTATGAGATAATGAAGAAGCAGGTGATCGAGATGGCCCGGCAAACATTCAGACCAGAATTCTTGAACAGGATAGATGAGTACATTGTGTTCCAACCACTAGACACAAGTGAGATCAACCGCATTGTGGAGATCCAG CTGAACCGGGTCAAGAGCCGGCTGAAACAACAGAAGATCCATCTTCAATATACACCAGAGGCCGTGGAGCTTCTGGGGTCTCTTGGCTTTGACCCGAACTACGGTGCAAGGCCTGTCAAGAGAGTGATTCAGCAGATGGTGGAGAACGAGATTGCCCTTGGTGTTCTGAAGGGCGATTTCAAGGAAGACGACACTGTCCTCGTGGATGTGAGTTCTGCAGCAATCGCAAAAGGCCTTGCTCCAAAGAAGAAACTGGTCTTGCAGAGGGTAGAAAACAGAAACGAAGAGTTAGTTGCCAATGACTAG
- the LOC120654863 gene encoding two-component response regulator ORR24-like, translating into MTVEEVKLQAKASGGHGAKDQFPVGMRVLAVDDDPTCLKVLENLLLRCQYHVTTTGQAATALKLLREKKDQFDLVISDVHMPDMDGFKLLELVGLEMDLPVIMLSANGETQTVMKGITHGACDYLLKPVRIEQLRTIWQHVVRRKSSDAKIHGNDNDDSGKKLQLASGEGDNGGVNRNKRTSRKGRDDNGDEGDDSDDSNENGDSSTQKKPRVVWSVELHRKFVAAVNQLGIDKAVPKKILDLMNVENITRENVASHLQKYRLYLKRLSADASRQANLTAAFGGRNPAYVNMGLEAFRQYNAYGRYRPVPTPNHSQSNNLLARMNSPAFGMHGLLPPQPVQIGHTQNNLSTSLGNVGGMNNGNLIRGAHMPLQDSSKCFPTGPSGNSFANISNGTTLVPTNNLPLHSLEPSNQQHLGRMHSSSADPFNSFVGESPQFPDLGRCNTTWPTAVSSSNVHELGQKDSMSQPNLRVNGPKLEPLSSFTEASSQIPLLGNEMQGQVASLASTGLSMPFNQEAVPFAYGSSANSREMLNNNLALSNSGINSSLPNLRIDNSVVPRQTLDGGNSGGGVPPLQDGRMDQQAVSSQLNYSSDLMGTSRLQRGLSGGLDDIVVDMFRPDRADDGVPFIDGDWELV; encoded by the exons ATGACCGTGGAGGAGGTGAAGCTGCAGGCGAAGGCCAGCGGCGGGCATGGGGCCAAGGACCAGTTCCCTGTCGGCATGCgcgtgctcgccgtcgacgacgacCCCACCTGCCTCAAGGTCCTCGAGAACCTCCTGCTTCGCTGCCAGTACCATG TGACAACAACTGGGCAGGCAGCCACTGCCCTGAAGCTGTTGAGGGAGAAGAAGGACCAGTTTGACCTTGTGATCAGTGATGTCCACATGCCGGACATGGATGGTTTCAAGCTCCTCGAGCTTGTGGGCCTCGAGATGGACCTCCCAGTCATTA TGTTGTCTGCAAATGGGGAGACACAAACAGTCATGAAGGGTATCACCCATGGAGCATGTGACTACCTGCTGAAGCCAGTGCGTATTGAGCAGTTGCGGACGATATGGCAGCATGTGGTTAGGAGGAAGAGTTCTGATGCCAAGATTCATGGTAATGATAATGATGATTCTGGTAAAAAGTTGCAGTTGGCTAGTGGTGAAGGTGACAATGGCGGTGTTAATCGCAACAAGAGAACTTCACGCAAGGGTAGGGATGATAATGGAGATGAAGGTGATGATTCTGATGATAGTAACGAGAATGGAGACTCATCGACCCAGAAGAAGCCAAGGGTTGTGTGGTCTGTTGAATTGCACCGAAAGTTTGTGGCTGCTGTCAACCAGCTTGGCATTGACA AGGCTGTTCCAAAGAAAATATTGGATCTCATGAATGTTGAGAACATCACAAGGGAGAATGTTGCGAGTCACTTGCAG AAGTACCGGCTGTATCTGAAAAGACTGAGTGCTGATGCAAGCAGGCAGGCTAACTTAACTGCTGCATTTGGAGGAAGGAACCCTGCTTATGTTAACATGGGACTAGAAGCCTTCAGGCAGTACAATGCATATGGGAGATATCGGCCAGTTCCAACCCCTAACCATTCACAGTCCAACAACCTTCTTGCAAGGATGAACTCTCCTGCATTTGGAATGCATGGTTTGCTGCCTCCGCAGCCAGTTCAGATCGGACACACCCAGAATAATCTGAGCACTTCCTTGGGCAATGTCGGTGGGATGAACAATGGTAACCTGATCAGGGGTGCTCATATGCCACTGCAGGATAGTAGCAAATGCTTTCCTACTGGTCCTTCTGGCAACTCTTTTGCAAACATATCAAATGGCACAACATTGGTTCCAACAAATAACTTGCCATTACATTCTCTTGAGCCAAGCAACCAGCAACACCTTGGTCGGATGCACTCTTCTTCTGCCGACCCGTTTAACTCATTTGTTGGTGAGTCACCCCAGTTTCCAGATCTTGGAAGATGCAACACCACCTGGCCAACAGCAGTTTCATCATCGAACGTTCATGAACTTGGTCAGAAGGACAGCATGTCCCAACCAAACCTGCGTGTGAATGGACCCAAGCTTGAGCCTCTCTCAAGCTTTACAGAAGCATCCAGTCAGATTCCCTTGCTTGGAAATGAAATGCAGGGCCAAGTAGCATCACTAGCAAGCACCGGTCTTTCAATGCCCTTCAATCAGGAAGCAGTGCCATTCGCATACGGAAGCAGCGCCAACTCAAGAGAGATGCTGAATAACAACCTTGCACTTAGTAATTCAGGCATCAACTCTTCATTGCCGAACCTTCGCATAGACAATTCTGTTGTTCCGAGGCAGACACTGGATGGTGGTAATTCAGGCGGTGGTGTTCCTCCTCTCCAAGATGGCAGGATGGATCAGCAGGCTGTTAGTAGTCAGCTAAACTATAGCAGTGATCTCATGGGGACAAGTAGGCTGCAGAGGGGACTCAGTGGTGGTCTGGATGACATTGTTGTAGACATGTTTAGGCCG GACCGTGCAGACGACGGTGTCCCCTTCATCGACGGGGACTGGGAGCTGGTCTAG